In Mangifera indica cultivar Alphonso chromosome 1, CATAS_Mindica_2.1, whole genome shotgun sequence, a single genomic region encodes these proteins:
- the LOC123224652 gene encoding heterogeneous nuclear ribonucleoprotein 1-like, producing the protein MESDLGKLFIGGISWDTDEERLKEYFRSYGEVLEAVIMRDRATGRARGFGFVVFSDPAVAERVIMDKHMIDGRTVEAKKAVPRDDQSMVNRNTASIHGSPVPGRTKKIFVGGLASTVTENDFKKYFDQFGTITDVVVMYDHNTQRPRGFGFITYDSEEAVDRVLHKTFHELNGKMVEVKRAVPKELSPGPIRSPMIGYSNYGLNRATNLLNNFAQRYNLSPVGGLGVRMDGRFSPLATGRTGFSPFRMEEGLNPSYGGTSSFNNSLGYGRMLNPYPSGTANRYTTPIGYGGGAGRNDSVLSSTSWNVWGNGGLSNASNPASPGAYLGTGSGNFGVSFGNSGANWGPVSASGGGTSSGYASGNTGYGSGDGSYGLGGGGLGRHSSTGVVQTSSFAGSTGGYEGSYGDLYGSGSTYGDPTWRSTTSEPDVSGAFSYGLNSITADVAKSSEDFIGSYNVTSRQSNRGIAT; encoded by the exons ATGGAATCAGATCTTGGTAAGCTCTTCATTGGTGGGATCTCTTGGGACACAGATGAAGAACGTCTCAAGGAATATTTTAGGAGCTATGGAGAAGTTCTGGAGGCTGTGATCATGAGAGATCGAGCCACAGGTCGTGCTCGTGGCTTTGGTTTCGTGGTGTTTTCCGATCCTGCTGTTGCTGAGAGGGTCATCATGGATAAGCACATGATTGATGGACGCACG GTTGAAGCAAAGAAGGCTGTTCCTAGGGATGATCAGAGCATGGTGAATAGAAACACTGCCAGCATCCATGGTTCTCCTGTCCCTGGACGCACAAAAAAGATTTTTGTTGGAGGTTTAGCTTCAACAGTCACAGAGAATGACTTCAAGAAGTACTTTGATCAGTTTGGTACAATTACTGATGTGGTTGTAATGTATGATCACAACACTCAGAGGCCAAGAGGTTTTGGCTTCATTACGTATGATTCTGAGGAAGCAGTGGATAGAGTTTTACACAAAACATTCCATGAACTGAATGGGAAAATGGTTGAGGTCAAGAGAGCAGTACCAAAGGAGCTGTCTCCAGGGCCCATCCGCAGCCCTATGATAGGATATAGTAACTATGGTCTGAATAGAGCCACCAACCTCCTCAATAATTTTGCTCAGAGATATAATCTGAGCCCAGTTGGAGGTCTTGGAGTAAGGATGGATGGGAGGTTTAGTCCTCTTGCTACTGGTCGGACCGGATTTTCCCCATTTCGTATGGAAGAAGGGTTGAACCCAAGTTACGGTGGGACTTCGAGTTTTAACAATAGTCTAGGTTATGGACGAATGTTGAATCCTTACCCTAGTGGAACTGCAAATAGGTATACTACACCCATCGGGTATGGTGGGGGTGCTGGAAGAAATGACTCTGTTTTGAGCTCAACTTCCTGGAATGTCTGGGGAAATGGGGGCCTTAGTAATGCCTCAAATCCTGCCAGCCCTGGTGCTTACTTGGGTACTGGAAGTGGGAATTTCGGAGTTTCTTTTGGGAATAGTGGAGCCAATTGGGGTCCTGTTTCAGCTTCTGGTGGAGGAACTTCTTCTGGCTATGCTAGTGGGAACACAGGTTATGGGAGTGGTGATGGGAGCTATGGTCTGGGAGGAGGAGGCCTCGGAAGACACAGTAGCACTGGTGTGGTCCAAACTTCTTCATTTGCTGGGTCAACTGGTGGCTATGAGGGTTCATATGGGGACCTGTACGGAAGTGGCTCAACTTATGGTGACCCAACTTGGCGGTCTACCACTTCTGAACCAGATGTTTCTGGTGCATTCAGTTATGGACTCAACAGTATAACAGCTGATGTTGCTAAAAGTTCTGAGGATTTCATTGGAAGTTACAATGTTACAAGTCGACAGTCTAATAGAG